The region TCGCAACGTGCAATTGGACGCGATAATCCGTTCGGGTCTCAGTAACCTAGCGGAAACAATGTGGAATGACGCCGCGACAGGCGGATGTTGAAACTCGGTCAGTGCGCCGGCGACTCAACAAGGTCGACATTAGTTCCGCTTACACGAACCCGACAGGAGCGGTTTGAGTCAAGCGTCGGGGCAGGTCGGGACGAGCAAAGTCGCGCCGACTCGGTGAAtgcgcgtttacatgaactctaTCTAGGCTAAAGAGCGGTGCGAATGTAGGGACGCCCAGCGTTGAGCGGTTGAGCATAATGAGTCGTGGACAATGCGTTTCTCGAACTTTCTTATTCGAAAAATGGAGGCCAATGTATACATTTCACGCACATATCTCGGAGCGGGTGTAACTATACTTAATCCCCTGCTTAAATTCTCTTCTGAAGTAAACCCGGTCATAGTGTGTCATGGGCGTAAGTTTTAGGCGCGCGCCCtcggaaaaaaataataaacccgATGGACTATGTGTCTCTCCTTTGAGCGCAAAATGATATAACCCTGTCAACTTTCGGCACGGAACGGTGTTCAAGCTCACTGACCGCAAAGTCGGACGCCAGTTTATTTTATTCGTTTCTTTTCCAGGCACTGCCAACCTTATGCAACAACGTCTTGGGCAGGAGTGGGTGGACAAATCATACAAAAGTTAAGCAAGATTTTCGAAATAAGCGTACTTCAAGATAACTCAAGagatgaggaaaaaaaaacttcgcgaAAAGGAAGCATTGACAATGAAGACAATGAAAATAGAGTCGAGCACAGCTCTGGTAATACCAACATTTCTGGTGCAAACAGATTACAACGCAATATAGGTATCTGAAGACAAATGATCTATCAAAACTAGGGATCAGCCTTGAACAACATTTGCGCGTTTTAATACACAAAGCTGTACTGTAACTGCAACACAAGTGCGAAAGTGGTTACATGACAATAAAACTTGAGAAAAGGCGATTACACAACACAAAGGTAGGTACAGAGTAGATTACAGAGCATTTTAGATTGACTTAGAAGTGCTTACGTGAATGAATCGAGAGTCTAGCATTCAACAGATTGGGCATCTTATCCATTCCGGTTACGTGACGTccggggaaaagaaaagaaagagttcTTGCATACATTTGTTTTACATGTGAAGCCTGTAACCTTTTTGTTGTGGAATGATCTGGCAGTAGGCGTCGGTGGGTTTGAATGTTTAAAGCTTACCATGATCAATTCAAGGTTATCCCGTCAATATACCGCGTTGATTACCTATTTCCGCGGTATTAAAAAAAATACGTTAAACCTACTTAAAGTGATCGTGGAGACTCGGGGGAAGGTACGGGGTGAAGGAGGAAAAGCAAACTGAAAGCATTTACCCTTATATGGTCCCAACCAACCTAACCGAAGTGCATATCCTAAGTTTTGAGCCCACACGTATCAAGCCTCTTCACTTACCCCTCAGGTTTCCAGGAAAGCTGAATGCAGCCCTTTGCAAAGTGGTCGTCAGCATCGTAGACTTCCCACGCCTGAACTTCTTCATGCTTGGCTTTATTCCACTCGTGCTCTGAGATAGCCAACAATACCGGGCTGTGACTGTGCAGGAGTTGACGAAGTAGATGTTTGACGCCAAAACCATGATGGCATATGTTCCGACCCCGACCGTGGTCGTTACATGACGTAGCTGCGATTTTCAGAAGGCGATAGACCATGCAAGAAGTCGGCGATCAGATGTTCAGTGCTCAGGACAAGAACTAGGGGTTCTTCGTGGAGGGGATCCCGAACAAGGTCAAGAACGATTTAAGTGCTCAGCTGCATGCTCTCAGCTACTTTGTTAGCTACTTTCACTGGGGACAGCACAGCCATTCAGGAGCTCTTCAAGCGAATCTCCGAGCAGTTCACTGGTGGTCGGCAGCTGCTCTTTCTTGCCGCGTGTCTTCACTGTATTGCCTATTCGTACCCATTTGCTGGAACAGCGTACAAGTTGAAACCATGTTTGATGACAAGTGTAGGTACTTGTGTCTTCTGCGGCCATGATCCACCGCAAGGCCTTCCTGCACTGGTACGCCGGGGAGGGCGTGGACGAAATAGAGTTCAGGGAGGCGGAGTCCAACATGAATGACCTAATGCCTGAATACTTGAAGTACCAGGAAGCTGCTGATTTTGATGAAGCAAATGAAGAGCCCTAATTTCTTTTCTGGTTTTGTTTTTCAGTAAAGTGTTATTTGTGTTTCGTCCTTAATTCGTACATCCGACAGCAATGGTCACgaacccccctttttttttctcccgttaCCTTTGCTCACCTTGCCACAGGACCATGGCCAGAAGTCTAAAGGTACTGAGAAGCTTCTGACAAGTGCCGAATAGCTTTGTAATGTTTATTCATGCTCAAAGCCGGCGGCGCGCCGTGTTTATCGCTTTTTTTCTGACGAGAGATACTACCTATTTATCTGGAATTTACAAGTGTTGAGGTGCGGGCTACGTGGTTGATCATGCTTGATGAAAAGCGCGAGGAACGAGAACGTCATGTCCTGTCCCTTTCTGTTTACCTCCTCGTCCCTTGCGCTGTTTCACCAAACGTTATTTGGAACGTTCGTAGCCGCGCGCAATCGGTTCTACGTTGCCCGAGATTGCTGTAGGCAATTACCGCGCCTTATCTGGAAAGTTCTTCGTAGGCTTTAAATtgggcacggccgagagcggcgatGATCCTGCTCTTCAACGACCTCCGAGCCCCTTTGTTGCGCCGCCAAGTTGATCATTTCTTTGTAGGCACAATTTGGCGCAATCAAATGTTCCCTGTGGAAACCTTTCGGCGTAACCCTGACTGCCAGACTGACGTCATCCCTGCGTGACAAAACTAGGATGCTGACAACTGGCCTCGGCAAACGTCGCCTAGCCAAGTAGCCGCTTCGATACAGATTTTGCGGCTTGCACAGCGTCGCCTGAAGCGCATACACGTGCAAATGCGAGCTATTCATTCTCCGAGGGCTCTGTTCGCGTACTGTCAGCAAGAAGCCTAAAAAAGCTAGCAGTATAACATCGGCACTCAGAGAAAATTGTCTGCAGAGCTGTATACCATGAGTGTGCTGACAGGACAGGATTACTAGATCCTGTATTGCTAGACAACAACAGACGGCGTGGGCTTACCGTTccatgagactgctgctgcagtatcaggaaacagcatgacagttTCTTTTGATTACAACAGAAACTATACTAAGTTGTATCACCCAGTGCGACAGCGTCTCTGAATCCGGTATTACTGGCAATGTGAATAAAAGCGTGTTGCCGTCCACAAACATTTACTTTGCTCAGCAGGAAAATGGTGTGAGTGTTACTGTTTATTCCAGCTAGAGTTACCGGAAGAATTCTTCACAAAGTACCGCATTCCTTTAACACAGAACGCCTGTCCTGGACGGAATATGGCTGCCACCGCTTTGCAATGAACCTTGGCTTCCTGTAAACTTTGCACAGAGACGGCTATGTAAAGTCTGTAAAGTTTTGACGAGGAATAGTCGGTTTTGATCATGACTCCGGCGAGTGGTGCGCGGCGTAGTTTTGAGTCGTTCATTTCTTTCCCTTTCCTGTCATCATCGCCGTAAagagctatatatatatacgcagaGGACCTCTTACCAGAATGTAACGCCTCTATGATGTGCAACAGAACGCGCCGTGACGCACTGTTTAAACAAGTAGCGAAAATAAGTGTTCTTCAAGTTCTTGTGAATATATTATTGCGCGATATCACCGAATATCATTATCAGGGTAGCAAATCTAGAAGTATTGCTTGTAACGGCGGCGTAGCGAGCGCAGAGAAATATTTCATctattgaaccctcagggccagaggcattaaagaggggagtggatACAAAAAAATACATAGACAAAAAATGAGTATTACAAGAAATTTCTGctatttatacaatgttagctattcctgaacgtaaaagcgcaaaaaacaaggacgtagaataagacccacaacacgagcgctcgtgttgtgtgtcttattctacgtccttgttttttgcggttttacgttcagcatggtaaaccaactcgcccaaactcggcctttattagCTATTGCGTTGCGAAGATGCTAGTTATCATTGACATCGACGATTTGAGCAGGAAGGTGCTTCCATTCACGTGAAGCACGAGGCAAGAAGGAATGAAAGGCTGATAAGGTGTGAAATGCTGAAATTCcaaccttgtggcgatgatcggTGCGGCTTGAAGCGTAGTGGGGATGAGCAATGAGTGCGTTCCGTAGAGTGGAATGATACAATTTATGAAAAAGACAGACGAATTATTTTTCTGCTGCATGCTAAAGGCTGTAAAGTGAGGTAAGATTTCATGCTGCTTACGCTTGCGCCACGATTAAAGTTAGATAAAATAAAACGAGCGGCATTTTTGTGGACCATCTCCAGCGAAGTTATTAGTTTTTCGTAGTGGGGATCCCATACAGCAGCTGCATATTCCAATTTTGAACGAATCAGCGTTTTGTAAAGCAATAGTTTCGGCGTACGTAGCCCAACGTTATGCTTGTGGTGCTAGGAACATTTGGCCGCTACCGCCACGTTCCCTCTAAATGAAACCCGCAATGTGGATATAAATGTGgagctctcagaaaaaaaaaagaaggaaaaaaaactacgGTGCCTCAAATTCCGGCAAAGTTATTGGCCGCGTCAGATGGATTCAAGGGCGAGAGGCCCCGTGTTGCAAGCGGGGTCCGATCGGGTCGGTAGAGGTCGCGGTGCCGATCGCGGCGCCTTCGCTTCCGGTTCTGTTCGACCGACGCCCCCCGGCCGATGACGTCATGCGAGGAAGCGCGAACTCGTTTTCTGCGGTGGATTGGACACCACGACGGTGTTCTCGGAAGATACGACGTCTTTCCTCATCGAAGCGGCCGCACAACGAGCGATGGCAGCGCACGGAACAGCGCTCCCGTTTGGAATCGATTGGAATTCAGAAAAGTTGCCGCACCATGCCCTGAGCGAGCCAAAAATGAGTGGTACATGCACAGGCAGTTCTGCTGGCCGTGCGATCTCTCCGCGATCGGCTTTTTCGAGACAGGCTCCCTGGAATACTTGTACTGTAAAGGTATTACCGCAAAAACCAAAAGCTACTCAAAGCCTTTGTAGCGTAAAAGTTTTACGCTACAAAGCTGGTGTAGTAACTTTATGAATGAAAATTTGTGGCAGCAAGCAAAAAAGAATCCACAGTGACTAGGTTAAAACCAAATCAGTTTATTTTGCCACGTGACACATTTTCAGATGGAAGGGAGCTGCAAGAAAAAGCCCTCCCATTTCTCCGCAAGAGTAAAAAATAGTAAGATATGCCTTTGTTGCTCCCATCCTGAGTACACCCGCTACTCTGGCTGTTAAAAAGTACTTTTTTCCCCTCTCACTCGGGTAATAAAGTAAACTCGTGTTTACTTTTGTCGTGCAGTTCTGAATCCTTgcaggcgcctttttttttttttggacaccaAACCAGCTACAAAATAATATTAAATGCCATCAGTCGAATGTCAAGATTACTTTACGTCACTCAATGATACGAACAGGCCATGAGAATATTCCGCGaggaaactaagaaaaactaaaaactgcAACTGGTGGGACTggtgggaataaaaaaaaaaactggtgggACTTGTTACGGTTCGGCTTCGCGCATAACAATGGTGTGGGTTGCGCTAGAGCAACCTCCATTTGTTCTCTTTTTACGCAGCGTTAATTGGGCCGCTTAGTGAGTTTATATGTGCGGTTTTAAGATATAACAGTTGTTGACTAAGCTCATCGAACACGAAAACCGGGCTGAGCAGCGCGTTTTGCTTTATGAAGTAATCTATCAGCCTACCTTTTGGGCCGTTCTCACCCCTTCAATTTTTGTCTGAATATTTTATCCCGAGTAATGAACACAGCCTCCAAATTTTTAGAATACTTATGAAACAAAATTTCGTTCTTTATGCGAGTAAAAATGATAACTCAGTTtttacgcacacacacacacacacacacacaaaaatcacTTCTATTTTCTTCATTGGGACGACAGAGGAGGGCTGTCGGAGGCACAGTCAGCACGCAGCCCCTTGCCTCTGCCCACGAACGCGAATGACGCCTCCTGCCATCTTCGGTCCGTAGTGGCCTGCCCAGTACTGGGTGTCCTTCCCAGAGTGCTTGAACTGGACGAAACGAACGCCCGCAGGATAGTCGCGAAAGACGTGAGTGACCTGCGAGTAACGGCAGCGTCTGAACACACTCGGATAATTTCTTTTTAATTGATGCATCAGCATTAGATAGGGTCCGTGGTGGCGGAAATGGCGAGCGCCGTCTGTCAGTATAGCCTGTGTGGTCCACCCACGGTGGGCAGGCGGCAGCTCGCCCACGGGGCTACGAACGAACTTAGTATAATTCCTATACAAACTTAGTATACTAGCTAGGATATAACGAGCCTTAGTTGCCACCTCGGTTATAATGACCTTTCGTGTGTTAACCTCGGTTATAAGAGACCTTAGTTGCCATATCGGCTATAACGAACTTGTGTGTATTAAACTTGGATATAACGAACATAGGTGTTGCACCTCGGATATAAAGAACTTTCGTGTTCTAACCTCGGGTATAACAAACTTTCGTCTGCTAAACTCGGACATAACAAGCTTTCGTCTGTTAAACTCGAATATGACGAACTGTGGTAGGAAGCCACCGAAACTAGCCTTGACAGACGGAGGTAGAACATTAGAGCGGATACAGAATCCAAGGGCgtgtgcttgacattcagcgttggcagtcacggaaacgaggaaacacggatttgaacatTCAAGGCTgaaagagcccgatgtactagaaattcGATTAAGAAGCGtttaggattgggcaagttggtcagacatgctaaagggaagaatggcgcagcatcaagtaacgaggacagtgGCTTCCTACCGTCGGTGGCTTCCTACCGTCGGCAAGCCATGGTTggcgcttgtgcgtgtgtgtgtgcactcCTGccgtcctcgttacttgatgctgcgccattattccctttagcatgtctggccaacttgcccaatcctataCGCTTCTTGATGACTTTCTTGCCTCTTGTTTATTACTTTACAGGTCCGAAGAGGCAGTCTGTTTAGCTCCCTCGAAGCTTCCGCCATCGACAAACAGGCGCGAGCTTACCGTGAAATTATAAAACAAGCCCGGCTGATCCCAGAGGTAGTCATTCGTAACGCCATCGTATTCAATACTTTCGACTCGCCTCCTTATGTCGTGAAAACGATACAGTCAACGCGTTAGAATATCTTAATGGCAGCCGCACAGAATCACACTTGTTTGACATCATATCAAGCATGTATGCAGATCAAGCAATGTCATGTACGGAAAGATTAAACAGATAAGCACGCCTAATGCAATTGAGTGTCTCCGTGCTATCGCAGCTATGTCATCATTACATGAAATAAAATATAATtgctaaaataaaaacagaaaaatataAAAGGAGGAAGTTGGCGGCGGGAGACAGTTCGTGCCAGACATGTGTTCTTTCCCCCCTTCTTTGCGCTGAAACTTTTAAATTAGGAATATCTACCATCCAGCCCAAATGAAATTATTATGTATATATAAGATTAAGTGAGCGGATATACCGACAGCGCCGAATTTCCACCACAAAACGTCGTTTGAAGTAGTTATGTGCGAATGTCAGTGCGAAATTTTGATAAGAATTCCCCGTTTACGGCTAATATCCTACTTCATTCTGTTAATCGTACGGAAACAGAAATTCTTTCATTTCCGACGCGATGCCGCATTTTGTCTGTTCCGTATAACTAACGTCGAGGCGAAGTCGTAGACTGGTCTGATATAGCAGAACAAATGCTCCCAACTAGCAACACAAAAGATAACTGCCAAGTACGCCTCCCTTGAGCATGTTTTCAATAAAACGCCGACATGTTACGTCCTGCAGTGATCCATATACTGAAAAGTGAGCTGGCTAGAGACCCCAAGCCCGGGAGCAATCACTTGCCTGATTCCACTTGCTGCCAAGAAACTGCTCAGTCTCAATCCAGCCAGTGCTGTACACCTGAAGCACTTCCTCTTTGCCACCGAGAAGTGACACCGTCAGCTTGTACTTGCAACCGCAATCAAATCGAGCTGCATGCCTGTGAAAAACGTAAAATGCGAGTTTTAGGCCTACTAAGAAACAGTTATGTTTTGCTATTATGTGGGACAAGTTAGTGACACGTCTCTACATATTTCATTCATAAAAACACATCATGGCATGAGTAAGGCAGGGAAGTTGGTAGTTAAGGTTTCTAAATAATTCGCTATTGCATTTATAAGCTATTTATGCCGAAATCATTCCTTgcgacaaaaaaagagaaaaaacaccAGAAGTGGGGCAGTAGAAACTGATCATTAGGCTTAGAAATGGAATAACCTATGTGTTAACTGGACAGCACGACTAAAGTGAACAAATGTTAAAAATGCATTTCTGAAAGCCTGCTGTCATGCTTGTTATGCTTTACTGCTCTTCAGCTGCACATAAGAGTGATCGTACGGGTTGTACGCATGGTAGATTAATGTACATTGAACGCGTAATTGTGACGCGTTATAACGTCGAACAGCAGCTCATGAAACTAAAGAAGGCATTTCAATTTACAGTGCATCCAAATAGTCCAATAGTAATGCCGGCTGATACAAAGATACACTGCAACATCCCAATAATACATGAATTGCTTCGGAAGTCACGTAATCTAAAATAATTTAGTTAGTGCCTGAAAGTTATCCAGAAGCTATTACACGCAGATGTTACACACTTATTACGTTATTACGTTGATGCACACATGCGAGTCATACGCTCTTtccagtttaataataataataataagcttTTATCATTGAAATTGTACTGTGCAGAATGTAGATGAAATGAATTAGAAAACAGGCAATGTATAAAAGCACTATACTGATATCAATGAAGAAACTGTCCTTCTGTCACTTAGGCTGCAAAATACGAGTAGTTTGTTTCCTCACGTGTTATTTACCTACCTCCAACTTCAAATTGCTTAGCCTTAATACCCTTTCATGCCGATATAGCACCAGCTTATATAGAGTACTGATAAAGTGGAAGTTAAAAATATTTAACATTGCAGAGCCCCAATCGAAACATAAAATTTATGAGTATGACATTATATGCGATCTAATGTATTCAAGAAGAAACTTGATTTATATACGGCGTTGCACTTAAATGCCATATACTCGTATGAAATATGGTGCATATCTGCTTCCAGCGACGTAAACCAGTGGTGCAAGTCATACACACCGGTGAAGGTAGCCGTCGAGTGAACCTGAAGTTCAGCTACATACATTGTAGAGTTACTGACACAGCGGTGGCAGCAAACATCAAGCGAATAAAAGCCGGAAGACACTGATAATATTTATTACGTTTATCCTAGTGTTAAATTTTATGAAGCTCTGTAGCCGATTAAAAGTTGTTAGAAAAAATGCATTGTGGGTGAGGATCACATACCATTCCGACACTTCGATGTCTGGTCTGATAGTGTCCATGATTACCGGAAGAACTCCTTCGCTTACTAAGTCGATAACTTGCTGCTTTGTGCATGTCAAACATGAAGTTGCGAAACACCCTTGCATTtctgttgaataaaaaaaatcacacaaGCCAAAACTCTGGTGAAAGGCGTCCTAACACAGCTATCTTTCGATCACGAAAACGCTTTGCAATCGCTAGGGCGCCTTACGAGAGACGTAGGTCCGGAAAATAATTTTTCCCCAACGTGCTGTAACACCCGAAAAATCAAAGACCCTGAAACGCGTTCTACTAAAACTTTAAAATATGCTACACCAAAAGCTTGGTCTGAGGGCTAGTTTGTGTACATTAACGTCTGATTACGTAAACGTGATGCATATTCATGTAAAATTCATTAAATACTAGTAATTAAATAAAAATCAGTCATTAaatcaatttcgaccacctggggatcttcaacgtgcactgacaccgtgtgctgtgcgatgtcagtgcacgttaaagatccccaggtggtcaaaattattccgcggccctccactacggcgcctattacttcctttcttcttccactccctcctttatccctttccttacggcgtggttcaggtgtccaacgatatatgagacagatactgcgccatttcctttccccaaaaaactaattattattagcATTACTGCATGACCTCAATTTCAGGCCATAACAGGATATGGTGCAAAGTATACTGCACAATAAACAATTTTACTAGGGAACACAAGCACAAAGGAATAAGGCGTGATTGCTGAAACAGGATTAACGAAGAGAAAAGTCAGTGTGCTACAGTATGAGGCCTATCATTCTAGTGAGAACATGCCTTATTCTGGGTAGTGTCATTGATTGACTGTGCCACCGTGAAAATAGGTCCGCACCGCTGGATGGAGCTACAGGGCATGAGGGCATGTTTGAAGGGCACTTGCCACTTCgttgttgagttgtatccgactgcagcGCCTGCTGCAGGCAGAGGGCTTTATTCCTTCTGTCTCCCCTCATCGCTATTTTCTTAACATAACGTAGGAGGCTATGGTCTCACTCCTACAATCCACAGCGTACATCTACTCTCTGTTAACACTGAATTCATAAGACCGACCGGCAGTTGCTACGATCGCAATCAGAGGGTGCAGCAGCATTGCCAGTGGCACCTCTGCTGGTACCGTGGCCGCGCAACGTTTTTAGATACACTTGATGCCGATACCAGAATAGGCACGTCAGTGCTTAACTGCCCAACTTTAGCTTATGAGActgcacaagcaaaaaaaaaaaactgcggtgcAGCTTGCAGAATGGGTAAATTACGTGACCTTAACTGATAGGATCTGCACTACAGCAATGCGTGCTGCAAAGTAATAAAAATGAACTGGACTGTGTATAGCTTACTCGCCTAAAGGCAGAGGATCAGCGCCGTCCGGGGTTTCCTCGCATTTCCATCCGGCGCCCCCCTTATATATCACTTGCCAACCTGCGAATGCACCttgaagagaaaaagagaaagcgaCATTTGGCCAAAGCTTTAGGCCGTAAATTTACGGGCGAACAGAACGGGTTGATACCTGTGATAAATCGTTGAAAACAGGAAAAGATTCAACTGGAGACGAACGATTTACGAGGCCTCCATCTCACAGGCTGTTCGCAGTGGAGTGCAAGTTACACAGCACGAGGCTTGCAGAAGTGTGCTGTTCTCACGTGAGCTCGCGAGCCAGCCGCACAAGCCTGGTAACCGTCGCCTGCTTGCATAAAAACCACTCCTCGTATAGTGTGACGTTCAGCGCAACACTCTATAGGCTGCTACTTTTATGGAGCAATATCTGTGTCATGGAGGCTTTCGGTGCGTAGTCATTATGGAGTAGTAGTATagcgcaagcgctagcagaacagtATGATGCCAGCACTCCGAGACCATGTGTTCCCTTCTTACCATAAACAACGGAACTTCGATATGTGATGCACGGTTTTGGTTTGTAAGAATTAGCTGCCTTGTTGGGCTTAGGAATACAGACATTGTTGCCATTTTTTCGTCGCGAGTAACGGTGAAAAAAAGTCGCGCTTATTAAAAAAGCTcgacttttttattcttttattatagCAGTGAGCGATGAGACGAGTTTGAACATCTTCATTGCATATCAGACATAACTGCAACAACTACTGAGTAATATAAGTAATATACTAACTTTCGGACAGGCAATTAAGAGATAAAGAGGACGAAAGCAATTGCTTTGCTACAGTTGTAGATTAGCGCGCATGCCAAAATGCGGGTTCTTTGAGCATGACCTTCTCGTGCGCTTTGAATGCGACCACGCGTTCAGTCGCGGAAGACAGATGTCCACGCACCTTCAGGGGCATCGCCATGGCCGTTGCGGAGCAAGTTCCGGCCGTAGGGATTTCCCATGTAGATGCTCTGGTAGTACCGCGGCGGCAGTTCCTCCAGTGCGTATGCGGGGATCACTTTGCCGTCCCGCAGGCACTTGATCTTCCAGAAGCCGTTTCTGTCGATTACGTCACGAAAGAGCTTGCATGTGTGGCGGCAGCTTTCCAGCAGGTCCGTCTGGTCCACGAACGACAGCACATATTCGATCAACTGCTCAGGAAGATCCGTCAAGGGAAACATATCGACAGCTTGCATCGGTTTCTCGCGGTTCGATGCAGCACGCAAACATTGGATGTGCTTCGTAGCAGCGCGTCTGAAGCATTGATAATTGCTATCTGTTATCAGCGCCGTACTGAGGACAGACGTGCCAACGCAGATCACGTGAAGTGGCCTTGGCTGGCCTTGAAGCAGCTTGCGTAACATGGTGCGAGAGTTCTTAAGCCGCGTATTGCAACTTATctcgggggaggggagggggttggGGTAGTATAACGGTGCTTCCTCCGTGTTGCCTTGCGAGCCGTGATCACGAAATGGCGTGCAGAAGGGTATCAGTTGAGGTCACCTGAAAAAGCCGCGATAGATGCTAGCGCGGCGTCCGCCACGTTTATTTCCGCGCCTGGACTGCTGCCAGCCGCAGCAGCTGACCGCTGTTAAATGGCCCCTGTTGCTGCGATAGCTTTGCGTGTCTCGCGGCTCTCGCCGTGGCTAATCTGTGCCGATCCTGTAATAGCAATCGACTCAGTTGGTAATTGCTCGTCGCCTGCATGCAGCGTGCACAAAAGAGTCGATCAAGtaaaaaggtttatggtttatggaggatttaacgtcccaaagcgactcagtctacgagggacgtcgtagtgaagggctccggaaatttcgaccacctggggttcttttacgtgcactgacatttcgaccacctggggttcttttacgtgcactgacatcgcacagtacacgggcctctagaatttcgcctccatcgaaattcgaccgccgcggccgggatcgaacccgcgtctttcgggccggcagccgagcgccataaccactcagccaccgcggcggctgatacaGTAAAAAGGATAGACTCTGTGAATACATTGACCCGTACGACTACAGAGACGCCGGCGTGGTGCGCGAGGCGGACTGTTTTCGTGGGTTAGACTTATGAACATTAAGGATGTTTCTTGCACGACATGCGACTAAATTGGAGTTCAGATATATATCGATGCGCACAATGTTTTGACGAGCGGATGTGTACAAGAGCTGTGCATGGAGGatacataccgggtgtttcacctaaaatgtccggcagttttaaaaaataggctttatgATCGAGTTACTTAGAAGTGCGCTTTTTTTACAGCATTATAAACGGTGTAGTTCATCAATGTAGAGCTAAGACGTTTAGGCTGAttaagtaatattgaatagtaaacttttcaactattgctgttagtctccttatttaatCAGATCGCGTAGCCCACCGCTAATATATCCATGTTAGTTTCTAGATTACTGAAATGCCTTCGGCgttgtggtccaacaaattttggctatttcgacgagttacctgCTTTGGAGGGGCTTTTTTGCCTGAAAGTTTCTCGAATGCGCATGAATTGTCGCGcggtgtagccaaaatttgttgggctacagcgccgagggcaactgcgttttcgaaGTCTTAAAAatctgatatgggtattacttacgTTGGGCCATACGCTTCTCGATAAGTGACGAGACGAGCTTCTCGATAAGTAACAGTGAACACTTAAAAAGTTTAATTACTCAATTAGTTAACAAACCTCCTAGTTAGCACTTCTTAGCCGTATTCTG is a window of Amblyomma americanum isolate KBUSLIRL-KWMA chromosome 4, ASM5285725v1, whole genome shotgun sequence DNA encoding:
- the LOC144129118 gene encoding F-box only protein 44-like; the protein is MLRKLLQGQPRPLHVICVGTSVLSTALITDSNYQCFRRAATKHIQCLRAASNREKPMQAVDMFPLTDLPEQLIEYVLSFVDQTDLLESCRHTCKLFRDVIDRNGFWKIKCLRDGKVIPAYALEELPPRYYQSIYMGNPYGRNLLRNGHGDAPEGAFAGWQVIYKGGAGWKCEETPDGADPLPLEMQGCFATSCLTCTKQQVIDLVSEGVLPVIMDTIRPDIEVSEWHAARFDCGCKYKLTVSLLGGKEEVLQVYSTGWIETEQFLGSKWNQVTHVFRDYPAGVRFVQFKHSGKDTQYWAGHYGPKMAGGVIRVRGQRQGAAC